In Exiguobacterium sibiricum 7-3, a genomic segment contains:
- a CDS encoding winged helix-turn-helix transcriptional regulator: MTYNIPVEATLQVIGGKWKVVIMCHLIKGERRTSELKKLMPNITQKMLTQQLRELEQDGVIIRTVYEQVPPKVIYSLSEYGWSLRPILDAMCAWGEGHIDLTGEEVVSS; this comes from the coding sequence ATGACCTACAATATTCCGGTCGAAGCAACGCTGCAAGTCATCGGAGGCAAATGGAAAGTCGTCATCATGTGTCATCTCATCAAAGGCGAACGCCGGACAAGTGAGTTGAAGAAGCTGATGCCGAACATCACGCAAAAAATGTTGACGCAACAACTGCGCGAGCTCGAACAGGACGGTGTCATCATCCGGACCGTCTACGAACAGGTGCCACCGAAAGTCATCTATTCCTTATCCGAATACGGTTGGTCGTTGCGCCCGATCTTGGACGCAATGTGCGCCTGGGGCGAAGGACACATCGATTTGACGGGCGAGGAAGTCGTGTCTTCTTAA